Part of the Cyprinus carpio isolate SPL01 chromosome A12, ASM1834038v1, whole genome shotgun sequence genome, TGGAGCACagtgttaaataaaaactaaattagagTATAATGGCGTGaagtaaataacataaatattatcATGAGCACTCCAGTGTATACATAACTGAGCAGTTCTGTGAACTCATCAATTATTAGACGATTTTTACTCGTAAATAATagaaacaattttaacaatattttacagtacaggCCTATACATGCAACCTTTGCAGAatgacattgtttaaaaaaataaggagTTTGATACACGACGTGAAAGTACTTTTCCTCTCAGTACATTTCCTGGTATTAGCTGCACCCGAATGCACGGACCTCGTGCGCGCTCATCCATGCGAACTGACGCGTCGGTCACTCGGCACCTGTTACACCGTCCCGCGGTGACGCGCTCGAGGGGAGGAGCGCAGGCGCGTTTAAAAAGCCGCTCGCGGAGCTTGAGAGAGCCACAGCGCGCTGTTCTTCACTAGTCATCACTCACACAAGACAGAAACATGATTAAGAAAATGAGTCCATCAGAGAACGAGTTTGACATCCCGGCGAAAAACTGCTACCGGATGGTCATCCTCGGATCCACTAAAGTCGGCAAGACGGCGATAGTGTCTCGCTTCTTGAACGGACGCTTCGAGGAGCAGTACACGCCGACCATAGAGGACTTCCACAGGAAACTCTACAGCATTAAAGGAGATGTATATCAACTGGACATTTTGGATACTTCAGGGAACCACCCGTTCCCAGCTATGAGGAGGCTATCCATTCTCACAGGTAAATGTCTGATTATGAACCGGTGTGTGTTTGACTCAAAAGTAGACTCGATTTCTAATCTCTCTCTTTATTCTTTTGGCCACAGGTGATGTTTTCATCCTGGTGTTCAGTCTGGACAACCGCGAGTCGTTTTGTGAGGTCCAGCGGCTCAAGCAGCAGATCTACGAGACCAAGTCCTGCCTTAAAAACAAGACCAAAGAGAACGTGGACGTGCCCCTGGTCATCTGCGGGAACAAGGGCGACCGCGAGTTCTACCGCGAGGTTCAGCGCGAGGAGATCGAGCAGCTGATCGCCGGCGACGAGCAGTGCGCGTACTTCGAGATCTCCGCCAAGAGGAACA contains:
- the LOC109063017 gene encoding dexamethasone-induced Ras-related protein 1-like, whose product is MIKKMSPSENEFDIPAKNCYRMVILGSTKVGKTAIVSRFLNGRFEEQYTPTIEDFHRKLYSIKGDVYQLDILDTSGNHPFPAMRRLSILTGDVFILVFSLDNRESFCEVQRLKQQIYETKSCLKNKTKENVDVPLVICGNKGDREFYREVQREEIEQLIAGDEQCAYFEISAKRNTNVDQMFQRLFTLAKLPNEMSPDLHRKVSVQYCDILHKKSLRNKKVKDGDAYGIVAPFARRPSVHSDLMYIKEKAIGGGQAKEKERCVIS